A region from the Clostridium beijerinckii genome encodes:
- a CDS encoding flagellar hook-length control protein FliK yields the protein MPGIYNINNGYNINTKKVSSKLTFEVGERFTGRVVSKGDGKDVTIKLADGWQFIAELEGNVELDDIKLVKFQVDGFQNGKLNLKIVKGTEDDGIIGDENFQDVIEKEGLSKEDIDILKKMIKHNVPLTRENINQIKGLIQFNEKMASNPKEIDAFVQTYLQSKDIPINSEQGQAVKELLTKFLGEFKKMKPEDILAFIENNLDFTEENINSFNKLFKGDSSIEQILKRISDSLNSLDISDGISNNNIETVMNNKLINKEAELTKNTVDSNTTLASKAYNENDSLTKKINILDVLKTLAGSENSELDIVQRNAGKEISNANFEKLNLSASLIKKLDDPEIVKLIKDTIGNNTTTNDTTKTQAERLIESSNKFKLEGILSNIEGKEVKLTDGEFKAFSQLINNKNQIKEVLQENGLNDKSIIQAKEISANAIKETVVIKENLGKLNIEDLGKSNLDNKEAIKTEMKDKINNIRDIVKNLIAQTDVKETGYEKIMNLVKANINDFKVFNSISNEYYYLNIPITADNSEYPCKLIIKDNRKDGKKIDSTNAKMVVSVKTINLGEVDGYLTMRENKIDVKLNCESNFTSVLNNNKSKLVNGLATMGLFVNISVSAKEKPMDLVNCRNFFNDLTISTIDIKV from the coding sequence ATGCCAGGAATTTATAATATTAATAATGGATATAATATAAATACAAAGAAAGTTTCTAGCAAGTTAACTTTTGAAGTAGGGGAGCGCTTTACAGGGAGAGTAGTTTCAAAGGGAGACGGAAAAGATGTTACAATAAAGTTAGCAGATGGTTGGCAATTTATTGCGGAACTTGAGGGTAATGTTGAGTTAGATGATATCAAACTAGTTAAATTTCAAGTAGATGGATTTCAAAATGGAAAATTAAATTTAAAAATAGTAAAAGGAACTGAAGATGACGGAATAATTGGAGATGAGAACTTCCAAGATGTTATCGAAAAAGAAGGACTTTCAAAGGAAGATATTGATATTTTGAAGAAAATGATTAAACATAATGTTCCATTAACAAGAGAAAATATCAATCAAATTAAAGGGCTAATTCAATTTAATGAAAAAATGGCATCTAATCCAAAAGAAATAGATGCTTTTGTTCAAACATATCTTCAAAGTAAGGATATACCAATTAATAGTGAACAAGGTCAAGCGGTTAAAGAATTACTTACAAAATTTTTAGGTGAGTTTAAAAAGATGAAACCAGAAGATATACTTGCATTTATAGAAAATAACTTGGATTTTACAGAAGAAAATATAAATAGTTTTAATAAATTATTTAAAGGAGATTCTTCAATAGAACAAATTCTTAAAAGGATAAGTGATTCACTTAACTCACTAGACATTTCAGATGGTATTTCAAATAATAATATTGAAACTGTAATGAATAATAAATTAATAAATAAAGAAGCTGAATTAACTAAGAATACAGTAGATAGTAATACAACCTTAGCATCAAAGGCTTATAATGAAAATGACTCATTAACTAAGAAAATAAATATATTAGATGTTTTAAAAACATTAGCAGGAAGTGAAAATAGTGAACTAGATATAGTTCAAAGAAATGCTGGTAAAGAAATTAGTAATGCCAATTTTGAAAAATTAAATCTTTCAGCTTCATTAATTAAAAAATTAGATGATCCTGAGATAGTAAAATTAATTAAAGACACCATTGGAAACAATACAACAACTAATGATACAACTAAGACTCAAGCAGAACGCCTTATAGAATCATCAAATAAATTTAAATTAGAAGGCATATTAAGCAACATAGAAGGTAAAGAAGTTAAACTTACAGATGGTGAATTTAAAGCTTTTAGTCAGTTAATAAATAATAAGAATCAAATAAAAGAAGTTTTACAAGAAAATGGACTCAATGACAAAAGCATTATTCAAGCTAAAGAAATTTCAGCAAATGCTATAAAAGAAACAGTTGTAATTAAAGAAAACTTAGGGAAGTTAAATATTGAAGATTTGGGGAAAAGCAACTTAGATAACAAAGAAGCGATAAAAACTGAAATGAAGGATAAAATCAATAATATAAGAGATATAGTGAAAAATTTAATAGCTCAAACAGATGTAAAAGAAACTGGATATGAAAAGATAATGAATTTAGTAAAAGCAAATATTAATGACTTTAAAGTATTCAATTCTATTAGTAATGAGTATTATTATTTAAATATTCCTATAACAGCAGATAACAGTGAATATCCTTGTAAACTTATAATAAAAGATAATAGAAAAGATGGTAAAAAAATAGATTCAACTAATGCTAAAATGGTTGTCAGTGTAAAAACTATAAATTTAGGAGAAGTTGATGGATATTTAACTATGAGAGAAAATAAGATTGATGTAAAATTAAACTGTGAAAGTAATTTTACTTCAGTTTTAAATAATAATAAATCAAAATTAGTTAATGGGTTAGCAACAATGGGATTATTTGT
- a CDS encoding tyrosine--tRNA ligase, translating into MANVLDELLERGYIKQFTHEDETRKLLENEKVTFYIGFDPTADSLHVGHFIAMMFMSHMQKAGHRPIALIGGGTAMVGDPSGKTDMRKMLTKEDIQHNVDSIKKQMERFIDFSDDKALLVNNAEWLLNLNYVDFLREVGVHFSVNRMLSAECFKQRLEKGLSFLEFNYMLMQGYDFYVLNQKYGCKMELGGDDQWSNMIAGVELVRRKAEGDAMAMTCTLLTNSQGQKMGKTVGGALWLNPEKTSPYDFYQYWRNVDDADVQKCLALLTFVPMDEVRRLGSLEGSEINNAKKILAYEVTKLVHGEEDARKAEEAATALFAGGADMSNVPTVTITKEEIGLPMLDIMASTKILPSKKEGRRLIEQGGLSINGVKVDDVNRTLNQEDFENGAVLIKRGKKNYNKIEVK; encoded by the coding sequence ATGGCAAACGTATTAGATGAGCTATTAGAAAGAGGATACATAAAACAATTTACTCATGAAGATGAAACAAGAAAATTATTAGAAAATGAGAAGGTAACTTTTTATATAGGTTTTGACCCAACAGCAGATAGCTTACATGTAGGGCATTTTATAGCTATGATGTTTATGTCACATATGCAAAAGGCAGGACATAGACCAATAGCTTTAATTGGTGGTGGAACAGCTATGGTTGGGGATCCAAGTGGTAAGACTGATATGAGAAAGATGCTTACGAAGGAAGATATACAACATAATGTTGATTCTATAAAAAAGCAAATGGAAAGATTTATAGATTTCTCTGATGATAAAGCACTACTCGTAAACAATGCAGAGTGGTTATTAAATCTTAATTATGTTGATTTCTTAAGAGAAGTAGGGGTTCATTTTTCAGTAAATAGAATGCTAAGTGCTGAGTGTTTTAAACAAAGACTAGAAAAAGGATTATCGTTCCTAGAATTTAATTACATGTTAATGCAAGGATATGATTTTTATGTCTTAAATCAAAAATATGGCTGTAAGATGGAACTTGGTGGAGATGATCAATGGTCTAATATGATAGCTGGCGTTGAGCTTGTAAGAAGAAAAGCTGAAGGTGATGCAATGGCTATGACTTGCACATTGTTAACTAACAGTCAAGGTCAAAAGATGGGTAAAACTGTTGGTGGAGCATTATGGCTAAATCCTGAAAAAACTTCTCCATATGATTTCTATCAATATTGGAGAAATGTAGATGATGCGGATGTACAAAAATGTTTAGCATTATTAACATTTGTGCCAATGGATGAAGTAAGAAGACTTGGAAGCTTAGAAGGCTCTGAAATAAATAATGCTAAGAAGATACTTGCATATGAAGTAACAAAGCTTGTTCACGGTGAAGAAGATGCTAGAAAAGCAGAAGAAGCAGCAACTGCATTATTTGCAGGGGGAGCTGATATGTCAAATGTGCCAACTGTAACAATAACTAAAGAAGAAATTGGATTACCAATGTTAGATATTATGGCTAGTACTAAGATTTTACCATCTAAAAAAGAGGGTAGAAGATTAATAGAACAAGGCGGATTATCTATTAATGGAGTTAAGGTTGATGATGTAAATAGAACATTGAATCAAGAAGATTTTGAAAATGGAGCTGTTCTAATTAAAAGAGGTAAGAAGAATTATAATAAAATAGAAGTTAAATAA
- a CDS encoding GGDEF domain-containing protein, giving the protein MQDYENLYNALKIEYENYQMFSEKHIQDLNQKNVKLEKSIDSLSNIIEVSKYINTFFSSDNLISMINDMILGILGVTYSTIFLIENSELVVKASNVENMDIKLTSEELSYIKKEEEFLINSEKILKQTGEHKRAIHSIMGSPIKLRDKFIGYVIVEHNLYKFMTIELKLFLRSIANQIAIAIENSLLYKELEKINQRDSLLGIYNRKYFFEFLEKNKYKKMKEKFAIVMIDIDDFKKINDTYGHQFGDEILINTAKIVRDGIDKDDILARYGGEEFILYISNFNNENSVYNKIETIRSALESSKVSFDNEKKFVTASFGISFFPLNGMDINELIKAADDLLYKSKQSGKNRVLSGHIFKI; this is encoded by the coding sequence ATGCAGGATTATGAAAATCTTTATAATGCATTAAAAATAGAATATGAGAACTATCAAATGTTTTCAGAAAAACATATACAAGATTTAAATCAAAAGAATGTTAAATTAGAAAAAAGTATAGATTCGCTATCTAATATAATAGAAGTTAGTAAGTATATAAATACTTTTTTCAGTAGTGATAATTTGATATCAATGATTAATGATATGATACTCGGAATATTAGGTGTCACATATTCTACTATATTTTTAATAGAAAACAGTGAATTAGTTGTTAAAGCTAGTAATGTTGAAAATATGGATATAAAATTAACATCAGAAGAACTTTCATATATAAAAAAGGAAGAAGAATTTTTAATAAATTCAGAAAAAATTTTAAAGCAAACAGGTGAACATAAAAGAGCGATACACTCTATTATGGGATCTCCAATTAAATTAAGAGATAAATTTATTGGATATGTAATCGTAGAACATAATCTCTATAAATTTATGACTATAGAATTAAAGCTTTTCCTTAGATCAATTGCTAATCAAATTGCAATTGCCATTGAGAATTCTTTACTATACAAGGAATTAGAGAAAATAAATCAAAGAGATTCATTATTAGGCATATATAATAGAAAATATTTCTTTGAATTTTTAGAAAAAAATAAATACAAAAAGATGAAAGAAAAATTTGCTATAGTAATGATAGATATAGATGATTTTAAAAAGATAAATGATACTTATGGACACCAATTTGGAGATGAAATACTAATTAATACAGCAAAGATTGTAAGAGATGGTATAGATAAGGATGATATTCTAGCTAGATATGGTGGCGAAGAATTTATTTTATATATTTCAAATTTTAATAACGAGAATAGTGTATATAATAAAATTGAAACCATAAGAAGTGCTCTTGAAAGCAGTAAAGTTAGTTTTGATAATGAAAAAAAATTTGTAACAGCTAGTTTTGGAATTTCATTTTTCCCTTTAAATGGTATGGATATAAATGAATTGATAAAGGCTGCTGATGATTTATTATATAAATCTAAGCAAAGTGGTAAAAATAGAGTTTTGAGTGGGCATATATTTAAAATTTAA
- a CDS encoding glycosyltransferase family 4 protein translates to MKICYLADINSAHTHKWLNYFVDKEYDIHVISLGKGEYEGVTVHSLDVQDNIMKKTSDKNKLEYFKKIKRVRSLIKEINPDILHAHYASSYGLLGALANYHPYIISVWGSDIYDFPIKSPLHKFIIKYNLKKADYILSTSNVMKIETQKYTNKKIQVTPFGVDINKFIPRRTEKEEIVIGTIKTLEEKYGIQYLIKAFKEVKERNKDLKLKLRIGGRGSQEDYLKELVKELSIDEDVTFLGFVKPNDVIKEFQNFDVAVFPSTLDSESFGVAAVEAEACGTPLIVTDVGGLMESTKPNVTSLVAKKNSVEDLAEKIETLVKNEKLRIKMGIDARKFVEENYSLDNNFNDVNKIYTHIKKAQSATKNFRI, encoded by the coding sequence ATGAAAATATGTTATTTGGCAGATATTAATAGTGCTCATACTCATAAATGGTTAAATTATTTTGTTGATAAAGAATATGATATTCATGTTATATCACTTGGAAAAGGTGAATATGAAGGCGTTACAGTACATTCTTTGGATGTACAAGATAATATTATGAAGAAAACTTCTGATAAGAATAAATTAGAATATTTTAAAAAGATAAAGAGGGTTAGATCTTTAATTAAAGAGATTAATCCTGATATACTTCATGCACATTATGCTAGCAGTTATGGATTATTAGGTGCTTTAGCAAACTATCATCCATATATAATTTCAGTATGGGGTAGTGATATTTATGATTTTCCAATTAAGTCACCGTTGCATAAATTTATAATAAAATATAATTTAAAAAAAGCAGATTATATTTTATCAACAAGCAATGTGATGAAAATAGAAACTCAAAAATATACAAATAAAAAAATACAAGTAACTCCTTTTGGTGTTGATATTAATAAATTTATTCCGCGTAGAACAGAAAAAGAAGAGATTGTTATCGGAACAATTAAAACTTTAGAAGAGAAATATGGGATACAATATTTAATTAAAGCTTTTAAAGAAGTTAAGGAAAGAAATAAAGATTTAAAACTTAAACTTAGAATTGGTGGAAGAGGAAGCCAGGAAGATTATCTAAAGGAATTAGTTAAAGAACTTTCTATAGATGAAGATGTAACTTTTTTAGGCTTTGTAAAACCTAATGATGTAATAAAAGAATTTCAAAATTTTGATGTAGCAGTTTTTCCATCAACTCTTGATAGTGAAAGTTTTGGAGTTGCAGCAGTGGAAGCAGAGGCATGTGGAACGCCGTTAATTGTGACCGATGTAGGTGGACTTATGGAATCTACTAAACCTAATGTGACTAGTTTAGTTGCTAAAAAGAATTCAGTAGAAGATTTAGCTGAAAAAATAGAAACTTTAGTTAAGAATGAGAAATTAAGAATCAAAATGGGAATTGATGCACGGAAATTCGTGGAAGAAAATTATAGTTTGGATAATAACTTTAACGATGTTAATAAAATTTATACACATATAAAAAAAGCGCAAAGCGCAACCAAGAACTTTCGCATATAA
- the galU gene encoding UTP--glucose-1-phosphate uridylyltransferase has translation MKVKKAIIPAAGLGTRFLPATKAQPKEMLPIVDKPTIQYIIEEAVASGIEEILIITGRNKKCIEDHFDKSIELELELERAGKSELLEMVRNISDMVDIHYIRQKEPRGLGHAIHCAKTFVGNEPFAVLLGDDVVDSEVPCLKQLIDCYSEYNTTILGVQTVDKENVSKYGIVDGIHIEDRVYKVKDLVEKPSMEEAPSNVAILGRYIITPEIFNILENTKPGKGGEIQLTDALKTLISKEAMYAYNFEGKRYDVGDKLGFLQATIEFALKKDELREDFINYLNTKPWETIQENK, from the coding sequence ATGAAAGTAAAAAAAGCTATTATACCAGCAGCAGGTCTTGGAACAAGATTTCTACCTGCAACTAAAGCTCAACCAAAAGAAATGCTTCCAATAGTTGATAAGCCAACAATTCAATATATAATAGAAGAAGCTGTTGCATCAGGAATTGAAGAAATCCTTATCATAACAGGTAGAAATAAAAAGTGTATAGAAGATCATTTTGATAAATCAATAGAATTAGAATTAGAATTAGAAAGAGCAGGAAAATCAGAATTGCTTGAAATGGTAAGAAATATTTCTGATATGGTTGATATACATTATATAAGACAAAAAGAACCAAGAGGCTTAGGTCATGCAATACATTGTGCAAAAACTTTTGTTGGAAATGAGCCATTTGCAGTTTTATTAGGTGATGATGTAGTTGATAGTGAAGTTCCTTGCTTAAAACAATTAATTGATTGTTATAGTGAATATAATACTACTATTTTAGGCGTTCAAACTGTTGATAAAGAGAATGTTTCTAAATATGGAATAGTAGATGGAATTCATATAGAAGATAGAGTTTATAAAGTTAAGGACTTAGTTGAGAAGCCTTCTATGGAAGAAGCACCAAGTAATGTAGCTATACTGGGAAGATATATTATAACACCAGAAATATTTAACATATTAGAAAATACTAAACCGGGAAAAGGTGGGGAAATTCAATTAACAGATGCATTAAAAACTTTAATTAGTAAAGAAGCTATGTATGCATATAATTTTGAAGGCAAGAGGTATGATGTAGGAGATAAACTTGGTTTTTTACAAGCGACTATAGAATTTGCTTTAAAGAAAGACGAATTGAGAGAAGATTTTATAAATTACTTAAATACTAAGCCTTGGGAAACAATACAGGAGAATAAATAA
- a CDS encoding oxidoreductase gives MKKLKFAIIGCGRISYKHVEALVKNNEEAELVATCDVILENAEAKRTEYIEKTGVNPEVIHAYADYKEMLEKEDIDVVTIATESGYHAEIAIYSMKKGASALVEKPMAMSIEDANEMIKVAKENNVKLGVCHQNRFNKPIQKLREAVEDNKFGRLINGTARILWNRNMGYYDQAPWRGTWALDGGTLMNQCIHNIDLLQWMMGGEIERVYAECDTYLRDIEAEDFGAVIIRFKNGAIGIVEGSACVYPKNLEETLSLFGETGAVSIGGLAVNELETWRFDGEDEASIKNEVNVKIDNVYGEGHTPLFKDVIDSINENRDPLVSGEEGKKAMSIILAAYKSRKTGMPVKFPFTDFKTIDMQDDFKGRIEYRK, from the coding sequence ATGAAAAAATTAAAATTTGCTATTATTGGTTGTGGAAGAATTTCCTATAAGCATGTTGAAGCTTTAGTTAAAAATAATGAGGAAGCAGAATTAGTTGCAACATGTGATGTGATTTTAGAAAATGCTGAAGCAAAGAGGACTGAATACATAGAAAAAACAGGAGTAAATCCAGAAGTTATTCATGCATATGCAGACTATAAAGAAATGTTAGAAAAAGAAGACATTGATGTAGTTACAATAGCTACAGAAAGTGGATATCATGCAGAAATTGCTATTTATTCTATGAAAAAGGGTGCAAGTGCTTTAGTGGAGAAACCAATGGCTATGTCTATTGAAGATGCTAATGAAATGATTAAAGTAGCTAAAGAAAATAATGTTAAGCTTGGAGTTTGTCATCAAAACAGATTTAACAAACCAATACAAAAATTAAGAGAAGCTGTAGAAGACAACAAATTCGGAAGATTAATTAATGGTACAGCAAGAATACTTTGGAACAGGAATATGGGTTACTATGACCAAGCTCCTTGGAGAGGAACATGGGCTTTAGATGGTGGTACACTTATGAATCAATGTATACATAATATTGATTTGCTTCAATGGATGATGGGTGGAGAAATCGAAAGAGTATATGCTGAATGTGATACTTATTTAAGAGACATAGAAGCTGAGGATTTTGGAGCTGTAATTATAAGATTTAAAAATGGTGCTATTGGAATTGTTGAAGGTTCAGCTTGTGTTTATCCTAAAAACTTAGAAGAAACATTAAGTTTATTTGGAGAAACTGGAGCAGTATCAATTGGCGGTCTTGCAGTTAATGAACTTGAAACTTGGCGATTTGATGGTGAAGATGAAGCATCTATAAAGAATGAAGTAAATGTTAAGATAGATAATGTATATGGGGAAGGACATACCCCTTTATTTAAAGATGTAATTGATTCTATAAATGAAAACAGAGATCCATTGGTTTCTGGAGAAGAAGGTAAAAAAGCAATGTCTATAATTCTTGCAGCATATAAGTCAAGAAAGACAGGAATGCCTGTTAAATTCCCATTTACAGATTTTAAAACAATAGATATGCAAGATGATTTTAAAGGAAGAATAGAATACAGAAAATAA
- a CDS encoding glycosyl transferase → MNKFNKAVKRIFDFICSTLGLIVLSPILIAIAIKIKFGSDGPVFFKQIRVGEKNKEFQILKFRTMVVDAEKLGRQITVGNDSRITRIGGFLRKYKLDELPQLINVFKGDMSLVGPRPEVPRYVKLYNEQQRKVLEVKPGITDLASIRYRDENDLLGEAENPDDLYINTIMPDKLALNLEYIKKNNVFFDIYIILKTIIKCI, encoded by the coding sequence ATGAATAAATTTAATAAAGCAGTTAAGAGAATATTTGATTTTATATGCTCTACTTTAGGACTTATAGTTTTAAGTCCAATTTTGATTGCAATTGCAATTAAAATAAAATTTGGTTCTGATGGTCCAGTGTTTTTTAAACAAATAAGAGTTGGTGAAAAAAATAAGGAGTTTCAAATTCTTAAGTTTAGAACTATGGTTGTAGATGCTGAAAAATTAGGAAGGCAAATCACAGTTGGAAATGATAGCAGAATCACTAGAATAGGTGGATTTTTAAGGAAATATAAGTTAGATGAATTGCCACAATTAATAAATGTGTTTAAAGGAGATATGAGCTTAGTTGGACCAAGACCGGAAGTACCAAGATATGTTAAACTTTATAATGAACAACAAAGAAAAGTATTAGAAGTTAAACCGGGAATAACTGATTTAGCATCAATTAGATACAGAGATGAAAATGATTTGCTTGGAGAAGCAGAAAATCCAGATGATTTGTACATAAATACAATTATGCCGGATAAACTAGCGCTAAATTTAGAATATATAAAGAAAAACAATGTATTTTTTGATATTTATATAATACTTAAAACAATAATAAAATGTATTTAA
- a CDS encoding glycosyltransferase WbuB, producing the protein MNILLINHYAGSDYHGMEFRPYYMAREWVNMGHEVTILAADFSHLRKKNPEVKEDFEEEIIDGITYIWVKTPEYHGNGVGRIKNIATFMYKLRMNYKKITDKYKPNAVIASSTYPLDIYPAHRIAKRSKAKLFFEIHDLWPLTPMEIGGYSKNNPAIVMLQRAEDFAFRNCDKIISILPNADNHMKDRGFNTDNYVHVPNGIIVGEKKNPIMEKTIERLKELKEQGYFLVGYTGNHSPANVLDTMLDAAKKTTEKDVKYVLVGNGNVKDKLIQYAKTNNITNVEFLDPVLKDNMDNVLQLLDICYIGLKKQNLFNYGVSPNKLFDYMMAARPVIYAVEASNDPVKDSNCGITVPAENPDAVVNAVMKIKNLSEEEKNKMGKNGNDYVLANHTYHGLAEKFLDALS; encoded by the coding sequence ATGAATATCTTACTTATAAATCACTATGCAGGATCTGATTATCATGGAATGGAATTTAGACCTTATTATATGGCTAGAGAATGGGTTAATATGGGCCATGAGGTGACTATACTTGCTGCAGATTTTTCTCATTTAAGAAAAAAAAATCCAGAAGTGAAAGAAGATTTTGAAGAAGAAATAATAGATGGAATTACATATATATGGGTAAAAACTCCAGAATATCATGGGAATGGTGTTGGAAGAATTAAAAATATAGCTACATTTATGTATAAATTAAGAATGAATTATAAGAAGATTACTGATAAATATAAGCCAAATGCTGTAATAGCTTCTTCAACTTATCCTTTAGATATATATCCTGCACATAGAATTGCAAAGAGATCTAAGGCTAAGCTCTTCTTTGAAATACATGATTTATGGCCATTAACGCCAATGGAAATAGGGGGATATTCTAAGAATAATCCTGCTATAGTTATGCTTCAAAGAGCAGAGGATTTTGCTTTTAGAAATTGTGATAAGATTATTTCAATTTTGCCAAATGCAGATAATCATATGAAAGATAGAGGCTTTAATACCGATAATTATGTGCATGTTCCAAATGGAATAATTGTTGGTGAAAAGAAAAATCCGATTATGGAAAAAACAATTGAGAGATTAAAAGAATTAAAAGAACAAGGTTATTTTTTAGTTGGGTATACAGGTAATCATTCACCAGCAAATGTTTTAGATACAATGCTTGATGCTGCTAAAAAAACCACTGAAAAAGATGTAAAATATGTATTAGTCGGAAATGGAAATGTAAAGGATAAATTAATACAATATGCAAAAACAAACAATATAACTAATGTAGAATTTCTAGATCCAGTTTTAAAGGATAATATGGATAATGTACTACAACTATTGGATATTTGCTACATAGGTTTAAAAAAGCAAAATTTATTCAATTATGGAGTAAGTCCAAACAAGTTATTTGATTATATGATGGCAGCAAGGCCAGTAATATATGCAGTAGAAGCATCTAATGATCCAGTTAAGGATTCCAATTGTGGTATTACAGTGCCAGCAGAAAATCCAGATGCTGTAGTAAATGCAGTTATGAAGATTAAAAATTTAAGTGAAGAAGAAAAAAATAAAATGGGTAAAAATGGAAATGATTATGTATTAGCTAATCATACTTACCATGGACTCGCAGAGAAGTTTTTAGATGCGTTGAGTTAA
- a CDS encoding UDP-N-acetylglucosamine 2-epimerase (non-hydrolyzing) has protein sequence MKVLTVIGARPQFIKAATVSNKIRRNGNSEILVHTGQHYDNNMSDIFFEELGIPKPDYNLSIGSSNHGHQTGSMLIALEEIYLKEKPDMVLVYGDTNSTLAGALCASKLLIPVAHVEAGLRSFNKTMPEEQNRILTDHISDLLFTPTLTAVNNLKNENITKGVHNTGDVMYDAINLFKERAKELSTIIKDLALAPDSYILSTIHRAENTDNIERLTSIISALSNSGKKIILPLHPRTKKFIEEYNLHVGGNIEIIAPVGYLDMISLQENAQKIVTDSGGVQKEAYFLKKPCITMRDETEWVETVENGWNVIVGSDSNKILDALDNFNPKGTPVSAFGNGDTSSLITDIIEKYL, from the coding sequence ATGAAAGTATTAACTGTTATAGGAGCTAGACCACAGTTTATAAAAGCTGCAACAGTATCAAATAAAATTAGAAGAAATGGCAATAGTGAAATTTTAGTACATACTGGACAGCATTATGATAATAATATGTCAGATATTTTTTTTGAAGAGCTTGGCATTCCAAAACCTGATTACAATTTAAGTATTGGTTCATCAAATCATGGCCACCAAACTGGTAGTATGTTAATAGCACTAGAAGAAATCTACTTAAAAGAAAAGCCAGATATGGTTTTAGTTTATGGTGATACAAATTCAACACTTGCAGGAGCTTTATGTGCTAGTAAATTGTTAATACCTGTAGCCCACGTAGAAGCTGGACTTAGAAGTTTTAATAAAACTATGCCTGAAGAACAAAATAGGATATTAACTGATCATATTTCAGATTTGCTTTTTACACCAACATTAACAGCGGTAAATAACTTAAAAAATGAAAATATTACAAAAGGTGTTCATAACACTGGCGATGTAATGTATGATGCTATAAATCTTTTTAAAGAACGAGCTAAGGAATTATCAACAATAATAAAAGACCTTGCTTTAGCTCCAGACAGCTATATACTTTCAACAATACATCGTGCTGAAAACACAGATAACATTGAAAGATTAACTTCAATAATAAGTGCTTTAAGTAATTCTGGTAAGAAAATAATACTCCCACTTCACCCAAGAACAAAGAAATTCATTGAAGAATATAATTTACATGTTGGAGGAAATATTGAAATTATAGCTCCTGTAGGGTATTTAGACATGATTTCCCTACAAGAAAATGCACAAAAAATAGTAACAGATAGTGGCGGAGTTCAAAAAGAAGCATATTTTTTAAAGAAGCCATGTATAACTATGAGAGATGAAACTGAATGGGTTGAAACTGTAGAAAATGGTTGGAATGTTATAGTTGGAAGTGATTCTAATAAAATTTTAGACGCTTTAGATAACTTTAATCCAAAAGGCACTCCTGTTTCTGCATTCGGAAATGGAGATACATCTTCATTAATCACTGATATTATTGAAAAATACTTATAA